The Deltaproteobacteria bacterium genomic sequence ATCGATTTCTCGGATCCGTATTTGAAAACCGGATTGTGCCTGCTGGTCGGCATAGACTCGAACCTTCATTCCATTTCGGACGCCGACAAGGAAGGAAGAACCGTGGCCGTGAAGAAAGGAACCACGGGCCATGCGTACGCTGCAACTCATATTCGTAACGCGACGGTTCTCGTTTTGGACAAGGAGGCCGCCTGCGTGCTCGAAGTGGTTCAAGGAAAGGCGGACGCCTTCATCTACGACCAGATGTCCATATACAAGACCTGGCGTCGCTATCCGGACCGCACCGTGGCGCTGTTGAAACCGTTTCAAGAGGAGTCCTGGGCTATCGGCCTGCGCAAGGGAACTGACCGCCTGCGCACCCAGGTGAACGGCTTTCTTAGCCACTTCAGAAAAAGCGGAGGCTTCGACCGCCTGGCGGATAAGTACTTGTCCGAGCAAAAAGAAGCGTTCCGCCGTATGGGATATCCTTTCTACTTCTGATGGAAGGAAGTCCCCCGTATCTAGTTCGATACAACGACGATCCGACCTACACATAGGGCTC encodes the following:
- a CDS encoding transporter substrate-binding domain-containing protein; translated protein: MYRRIWGGFVSRSVTSSASPPQRTWVYLGLVLTLGGFLAGCSSRQAGVDPLIVGMELAYPPFEMTDSNGSPTGVSVDLTHALGAYLNRPVRIENIPFDGLIPALKTGKIDLIISSMTATPERRQSIDFSDPYLKTGLCLLVGIDSNLHSISDADKEGRTVAVKKGTTGHAYAATHIRNATVLVLDKEAACVLEVVQGKADAFIYDQMSIYKTWRRYPDRTVALLKPFQEESWAIGLRKGTDRLRTQVNGFLSHFRKSGGFDRLADKYLSEQKEAFRRMGYPFYF